The Streptomyces spororaveus genome includes a region encoding these proteins:
- a CDS encoding rodlin: MFKKFMATAAATAAVLGAGAAVASPAMAIGNDNGVNTVNGNNAAQIYGNQETQGKMSPQLGAIQGSLNKLCVGLPAKVNAQSLFAVIANVGVQDVNVLANPQNQQCAENSTQAKGDESVSHIASNIPVLSGNLSQGS, translated from the coding sequence ATGTTCAAGAAGTTCATGGCCACCGCAGCCGCCACCGCCGCCGTGCTCGGCGCGGGTGCCGCAGTCGCCTCCCCGGCGATGGCGATCGGCAACGACAACGGCGTGAACACCGTCAACGGCAACAATGCGGCCCAGATCTACGGCAACCAGGAGACCCAGGGCAAGATGAGCCCGCAGCTCGGCGCCATCCAGGGCTCGCTCAACAAGCTGTGCGTCGGCCTGCCGGCCAAGGTCAACGCCCAGTCGCTGTTCGCGGTCATCGCCAACGTCGGCGTCCAGGACGTCAACGTGCTCGCCAACCCGCAGAACCAGCAGTGCGCCGAGAACTCCACCCAGGCCAAGGGTGACGAGTCGGTCTCGCACATCGCCAGCAACATCCCGGTTCTCTCCGGGAACCTCTCCCAGGGCAGCTGA
- a CDS encoding DUF5302 domain-containing protein yields MADETDTPQDESPADAAKRKFREALDRNAANAQSQQAHQSRAKVQGASSGPGGKNKKVRRKTG; encoded by the coding sequence ATGGCTGACGAAACCGACACCCCGCAGGACGAGTCCCCGGCCGACGCGGCCAAGCGCAAGTTCCGGGAGGCCCTGGACCGCAACGCCGCGAACGCCCAGTCCCAGCAGGCCCACCAGAGCCGGGCGAAGGTCCAGGGTGCCAGCAGCGGCCCCGGCGGCAAGAACAAGAAGGTCCGCCGCAAGACCGGCTGA
- a CDS encoding FAD-dependent oxidoreductase: MPRPLRVAIVGAGPAGIYAADALLKSEAAVEPGVSIDLFERMPAPFGLIRYGVAPDHPRIKGIITALHQVLDKPQVRLFGNVDYPNDISLDELHSFYDAVIFSTGATADRALAIPGVDLDGSYGAADFVSWYDGHPDVPRTWPLEAEKVAVLGVGNVALDVARILAKTADELLPTEIPANVYDGLKANKALEVHVFGRRGPAQAKFSPMELRELDHSPNIEVIVNPEDIDYDEGSIATRRGNKQADMVAKTLENWAIRDIGERPHKLFLHFFESPAEILGEDGKVVGLRTERTELDGTGNVKGTGNFTDWDIQSVYRAVGYLSDELPKLPWDVESGTVPDEGGRVIEAGGHLQSTYVTGWIRRGPVGLIGHTKGDANETVANLLADHAEGRLSEPAAPAPEAVEAFLAERSVRYTTWEGWHRLDAAEKALGEPQGRERVKIVEREDMLDASGA; encoded by the coding sequence ATGCCTCGCCCTCTGCGGGTAGCAATCGTCGGTGCCGGCCCCGCCGGTATCTACGCCGCCGACGCGCTGCTGAAGTCCGAGGCTGCCGTCGAGCCCGGTGTGTCCATCGACCTCTTCGAGCGGATGCCCGCTCCCTTCGGCCTGATCCGCTACGGCGTCGCCCCCGACCACCCCCGGATCAAGGGCATCATCACCGCCCTCCACCAGGTGCTCGACAAGCCGCAGGTGCGTCTCTTCGGGAACGTCGACTACCCGAACGACATCAGCCTCGACGAGCTGCACTCCTTCTACGACGCCGTGATCTTCTCCACCGGTGCCACGGCCGACCGCGCGCTGGCCATCCCGGGCGTCGACCTCGACGGCTCCTACGGCGCCGCCGACTTCGTCTCCTGGTACGACGGCCACCCGGACGTCCCGCGCACCTGGCCGCTGGAGGCCGAGAAGGTCGCCGTGCTCGGTGTCGGCAACGTCGCCCTCGACGTCGCGCGCATCCTCGCGAAGACGGCCGACGAGCTGCTGCCGACCGAGATCCCCGCGAACGTCTACGACGGGCTCAAGGCGAACAAGGCCCTGGAGGTGCACGTCTTCGGCCGCCGCGGACCGGCCCAGGCCAAGTTCAGCCCCATGGAGCTGCGCGAGCTGGACCACTCGCCCAACATCGAGGTCATCGTCAACCCCGAGGACATCGACTACGACGAGGGCTCCATAGCCACGCGCCGCGGCAACAAGCAGGCCGACATGGTCGCCAAGACCCTGGAGAACTGGGCGATCCGCGACATCGGCGAGCGCCCGCACAAGCTGTTCCTGCACTTCTTCGAGTCGCCCGCCGAGATCCTCGGCGAGGACGGCAAGGTCGTCGGGCTGCGCACCGAGCGCACCGAGCTCGACGGCACGGGCAACGTCAAGGGCACGGGCAACTTCACCGACTGGGACATCCAGTCCGTCTACCGGGCCGTGGGCTACCTCTCCGACGAGCTGCCCAAGCTGCCCTGGGACGTCGAGTCCGGCACGGTCCCGGACGAGGGCGGCCGGGTGATCGAAGCCGGTGGCCACCTGCAGTCGACGTACGTCACCGGATGGATCCGGCGCGGTCCGGTCGGCCTGATCGGCCACACCAAGGGGGACGCGAACGAGACCGTCGCGAACCTGCTCGCCGACCACGCGGAGGGCCGCCTGAGCGAGCCTGCCGCCCCGGCGCCGGAGGCCGTGGAGGCCTTCCTCGCCGAGCGCAGCGTCCGCTACACGACGTGGGAGGGCTGGCACCGGCTGGACGCGGCCGAGAAGGCGCTCGGCGAGCCCCAGGGCCGCGAGCGGGTGAAGATCGTCGAGCGCGAGGACATGCTCGACGCGAGCGGAGCGTAG
- a CDS encoding mycothiol transferase, producing the protein MKATDVIADGFGRIREIVHEVVTGAPPELLNARVDPAANSVTWLVWHLTRIQDDHIADAAGTEQVWDSEGWSERFALPLPAGSTGYGHSSRDVYTVRVDSGELLLGYFDAVHERTARFVRGLAAAELDRVVDERWDPPVTLGVRLVSVLEDDLQHAGQAAFVRGVLERDRGF; encoded by the coding sequence ATGAAGGCTACGGACGTCATCGCCGACGGTTTCGGACGCATCCGGGAGATCGTGCACGAGGTCGTGACAGGGGCCCCGCCGGAGCTGCTCAACGCCCGCGTGGACCCGGCGGCGAACTCGGTCACCTGGCTCGTCTGGCACCTGACCCGGATCCAGGACGACCACATCGCGGACGCGGCCGGCACCGAGCAGGTCTGGGACTCCGAGGGCTGGTCGGAGCGGTTCGCGCTGCCGCTGCCCGCCGGGTCGACCGGGTACGGCCACTCCTCGCGGGACGTCTACACCGTCCGGGTCGACTCGGGCGAGCTGCTGCTGGGGTACTTCGACGCGGTGCACGAGCGGACCGCGCGGTTCGTCCGCGGCCTCGCCGCCGCCGAGCTGGACCGGGTGGTCGACGAACGCTGGGATCCGCCCGTCACCCTCGGGGTGCGCCTGGTCAGCGTGCTGGAGGACGACCTCCAGCACGCCGGGCAGGCGGCCTTCGTACGGGGCGTGCTGGAGCGCGACCGGGGCTTCTGA
- a CDS encoding MFS transporter, with the protein MSTPSPATPAAGHRNETVIVFALSLAAMVVSMMQTLPVPILGLIRQDLGTTTANVSWVTTATLLSAAVFTPLLGRFGDQHGKKPTLVAVLGVMVAGSVIAALASSLPLLILGRVLQGAATAIFPLALSVLREEVRPQKLPGAMALVSGTLAFGSGLALVATGLLTSGDGADYRNAFWMATGFAVLALLAVVFLVPATRHKTGGRTDFLGALTLGIALLLLLLPISQGHEWGWGSARTLGSFAGAAVMAAVWVLVERKVREPLVDMKMFVHRPVLMANLAGVLVGFGMFANFLGVSYLVQMPEALTGYGFDASILRASVQFLLPGAIVSLLASPVGGQIVRHRGPRTALALAAALGAAGFAWLVLDHEHTLSVIGAGLVVGAAVSFGYAAMPAVIMSSVPHHQSGIANGINSISRSTGSAIGSAVVTTILASKTVEHLPAGVPPLPAESGFTLTFGIGAVAFALVAVISWIGLRSGQGTVAAAAGQPAAAEPAAVSEKAGKAGKAGKAEKAAATR; encoded by the coding sequence ATGAGCACCCCCTCCCCCGCCACCCCGGCCGCCGGGCACCGGAACGAGACGGTCATCGTCTTCGCCCTGAGCCTGGCCGCCATGGTCGTGTCGATGATGCAGACCCTCCCGGTCCCGATCCTCGGCCTCATCCGCCAGGACCTCGGCACCACCACGGCCAATGTGAGCTGGGTGACCACCGCCACCCTGCTGTCGGCCGCCGTCTTCACCCCGCTGCTGGGCCGGTTCGGCGACCAGCACGGCAAGAAGCCCACCCTGGTCGCCGTGCTCGGCGTCATGGTCGCCGGCTCCGTCATCGCCGCGCTGGCGTCCTCGCTGCCGCTGCTGATCCTGGGCCGGGTGCTCCAGGGAGCCGCCACCGCGATCTTCCCGCTGGCCCTGTCGGTCCTGCGCGAAGAGGTCCGGCCGCAGAAGCTGCCGGGTGCCATGGCCCTGGTCAGCGGCACGCTCGCGTTCGGCAGCGGGCTCGCGCTCGTCGCGACCGGACTGCTCACCTCCGGCGACGGCGCGGACTACCGCAACGCCTTCTGGATGGCGACCGGCTTCGCGGTCCTCGCCCTGCTCGCGGTCGTGTTCCTCGTCCCCGCCACCCGCCACAAGACCGGCGGGCGCACCGACTTCCTCGGCGCGCTGACCCTCGGCATCGCGCTGCTGCTGCTCCTGCTGCCGATCTCCCAGGGCCACGAGTGGGGCTGGGGCTCCGCCCGTACGCTGGGCAGCTTCGCCGGCGCCGCCGTCATGGCCGCCGTCTGGGTGCTCGTCGAGCGCAAGGTGCGCGAACCGCTCGTCGACATGAAGATGTTCGTCCACCGCCCGGTGCTCATGGCCAACCTGGCCGGCGTCCTCGTCGGCTTCGGGATGTTCGCGAACTTCCTGGGCGTCTCGTACCTCGTCCAGATGCCCGAGGCCCTCACCGGCTACGGCTTCGACGCCTCCATCCTGCGCGCCTCCGTGCAGTTCCTGCTGCCCGGCGCCATCGTCTCGCTCCTCGCCTCGCCCGTGGGCGGCCAGATCGTGCGCCACCGCGGCCCGCGTACGGCCCTGGCCCTGGCCGCGGCTCTCGGCGCGGCCGGCTTCGCCTGGCTGGTCCTGGACCACGAGCACACCCTCTCGGTGATCGGCGCCGGGCTCGTCGTCGGTGCGGCCGTCAGCTTCGGCTACGCCGCCATGCCGGCCGTGATCATGTCCAGCGTCCCGCACCACCAGAGCGGCATCGCCAACGGCATCAACTCGATCTCCCGCTCCACGGGCAGCGCGATCGGCAGCGCCGTCGTGACCACGATCCTGGCCTCCAAGACCGTCGAGCACCTGCCCGCGGGGGTCCCCCCGCTGCCCGCCGAGTCCGGGTTCACCCTCACCTTCGGGATCGGGGCCGTCGCCTTCGCGCTGGTCGCGGTCATCAGCTGGATCGGTCTGCGGAGCGGTCAGGGCACCGTGGCCGCGGCCGCCGGGCAGCCCGCGGCGGCCGAACCCGCCGCGGTGAGCGAGAAGGCCGGGAAGGCCGGGAAGGCCGGGAAGGCCGAGAAGGCCGCCGCCACCCGCTGA
- a CDS encoding MarR family winged helix-turn-helix transcriptional regulator yields the protein MSDTATQTPTKLQLLELLAAIGTAQWREFAAAAAQHGLTSTQARVLAQLDGPVPMRGLATLLVCDASNVTGIVDRLEARELVRRQPDPADRRVKNVVATDAGREIIRRVREEMQAMHGALDTLDEAESATLYALLGRLRPSMEKA from the coding sequence ATGAGCGACACCGCCACGCAGACCCCCACCAAGCTCCAGCTGCTGGAGCTGCTCGCCGCGATCGGCACCGCCCAGTGGCGCGAGTTCGCGGCCGCCGCGGCCCAGCACGGACTCACCTCCACCCAGGCCCGGGTCCTCGCCCAGCTCGACGGCCCCGTGCCCATGCGCGGCCTCGCGACCCTGCTGGTGTGCGACGCCTCCAACGTGACCGGCATCGTCGACCGCCTGGAGGCCCGCGAGCTGGTGCGCCGCCAGCCGGACCCCGCCGACCGCCGCGTCAAGAACGTCGTGGCGACGGACGCGGGCCGCGAGATCATCCGCCGCGTACGCGAGGAGATGCAGGCCATGCACGGCGCGCTGGACACCCTCGACGAGGCCGAGAGCGCGACGCTCTACGCCCTGCTGGGCCGTCTGCGCCCCTCGATGGAGAAGGCCTGA
- a CDS encoding HutD/Ves family protein: MDAPSGSGIRILRAADRDAAVWKNGGGVTREIAAWPEGAGMDDFGWRVSLAEVAADGPFSAFPGIGRTLTLAEGAGMDLTVAGVGRLVDERFAPQDFPGDEPTDCRLLAGPVVNFNVMYRRGAVDAQTAVVRGALALTVPPGGTVLVAALEGGTVLERSGGRADLLPYDAALLTGPLDCGVRTAGRAAVVRFAPAPAAAGGGSSGCACGCPA; this comes from the coding sequence ATGGACGCGCCGAGCGGCAGCGGGATCCGGATCCTGCGGGCGGCCGACCGGGACGCCGCCGTCTGGAAGAACGGCGGGGGAGTCACCCGGGAGATCGCGGCCTGGCCCGAGGGCGCGGGCATGGACGACTTCGGCTGGCGGGTGAGCCTGGCGGAGGTCGCCGCCGACGGGCCGTTCTCCGCCTTCCCCGGCATCGGGCGCACCCTGACCCTCGCGGAGGGCGCGGGCATGGACCTCACGGTGGCGGGCGTGGGCCGGCTCGTGGACGAGCGCTTCGCGCCGCAGGACTTCCCCGGGGACGAGCCGACCGACTGCCGGCTGCTCGCCGGCCCCGTCGTGAACTTCAACGTGATGTACCGCAGGGGCGCGGTGGACGCGCAGACCGCCGTCGTACGGGGCGCGCTCGCCCTCACCGTCCCGCCGGGCGGGACCGTGCTGGTGGCCGCACTGGAGGGCGGGACGGTCCTCGAACGGTCCGGGGGCCGAGCCGATCTGCTCCCGTACGACGCGGCCCTGCTGACCGGACCGCTCGACTGCGGGGTCCGTACGGCCGGACGCGCGGCCGTCGTACGGTTCGCCCCGGCTCCGGCCGCGGCCGGGGGCGGTTCTAGCGGGTGCGCGTGCGGGTGCCCAGCTTGA
- a CDS encoding glyoxal oxidase, which translates to MSRAPRPSRAPRPRPRPRRASLSALVLTTALAVALAGPAPAFAAARHTGDEAGVLGEEHARAHARLREAAKGNQGYPQSKRTSSLAALEESQRKGNAKFDAARFGRFTRFFPSPDFGVHVAQLPTGKVLLFSFERVEADPTKETGPTNTVGRTNAGRAYLWDPARGTGAGAFTNVPPPVVLMPDGAYAPRPAPFFCAGHSYLPNGMVGVFGGNVGGKGGSGAKLSFVFDPWTEKWFRNRDMAVGRWYPSVVTGPDGRQIIMSGQSERGTGTPTPVVERFPALGRPVPWRSYDIPANVPAEPLRSRAPFRNDYPHLFSLRDGKIYGLGRDADQQWLFDPVKDTRTDLPRRPADFRGYGSAVPLPAGFRGPDSVLVLGGDPRDPLTYRLSGGRWSIEEPRAFGRTQDGTLILPDGTLITVNGALDTRNYGNGPFNPKADLKYRQIELRDARGHWKLGPAQRLPRGYHSNALVLPDGRMMVTGDELQQIANDPDIKDGMDGSIELYEPAYLHRGARPALDRAPAGDLGHDTVFQVTSSTAKDVRRAVLLAPTTVTHSVNTSQRHLDLRITGVHGSTIGLRTPPSTADAPPGYYMLFLLDAKGVPSTAKWIKLGTRTRTR; encoded by the coding sequence ATGTCCCGCGCACCACGCCCGTCCCGCGCACCGCGACCACGACCCCGGCCCCGCCGCGCCTCCCTGTCGGCGCTGGTGCTCACCACCGCCCTGGCCGTCGCCCTGGCGGGACCCGCCCCGGCCTTCGCCGCGGCCCGTCACACCGGCGACGAGGCGGGGGTGCTCGGCGAGGAGCACGCCCGCGCGCACGCGCGGCTGCGGGAAGCGGCCAAGGGCAACCAGGGCTATCCGCAGTCGAAGCGCACGTCGAGCCTGGCCGCACTGGAGGAGTCGCAGCGCAAGGGCAACGCGAAGTTCGACGCGGCGCGCTTCGGCCGGTTCACCCGGTTCTTCCCCTCCCCCGACTTCGGCGTCCATGTGGCCCAGCTGCCGACGGGCAAGGTGCTGCTCTTCTCCTTCGAACGCGTGGAAGCCGATCCCACCAAGGAGACCGGCCCCACCAACACGGTCGGCCGGACCAACGCGGGTCGCGCCTACCTCTGGGATCCGGCCAGGGGAACCGGGGCCGGGGCCTTCACGAACGTGCCGCCGCCGGTGGTGCTGATGCCCGACGGCGCCTACGCACCGCGCCCCGCGCCGTTCTTCTGCGCCGGCCACTCGTACCTCCCCAACGGGATGGTGGGGGTGTTCGGCGGCAACGTGGGCGGCAAGGGCGGCAGCGGCGCCAAGCTCTCCTTCGTGTTCGACCCGTGGACCGAGAAGTGGTTCCGCAACCGCGACATGGCCGTGGGCCGCTGGTACCCGTCGGTGGTGACCGGGCCGGACGGCCGGCAGATCATCATGTCCGGCCAGTCCGAGCGCGGTACGGGCACGCCCACCCCGGTGGTGGAGCGCTTCCCCGCGCTCGGACGGCCCGTGCCCTGGCGTTCGTACGACATCCCGGCGAATGTCCCCGCGGAGCCGCTCCGGTCCCGGGCCCCCTTCCGCAACGACTATCCGCACCTCTTCTCGCTGCGGGACGGCAAGATCTACGGACTCGGCCGCGACGCCGACCAGCAGTGGCTGTTCGACCCGGTGAAGGACACCCGTACCGATCTGCCCCGGCGGCCCGCCGACTTCCGGGGCTACGGCTCGGCCGTACCGCTGCCGGCCGGCTTCCGGGGCCCGGACTCCGTCCTGGTCCTGGGCGGCGACCCGCGCGACCCGCTCACGTACCGGCTGTCGGGCGGCCGCTGGAGCATCGAGGAGCCGAGGGCCTTCGGCCGTACCCAGGACGGGACGCTGATCCTGCCCGACGGGACCCTGATCACGGTGAACGGCGCCCTGGACACCCGCAACTACGGCAACGGGCCCTTCAACCCGAAGGCCGACCTGAAGTACCGGCAGATCGAACTGCGCGACGCGCGCGGCCACTGGAAGCTGGGTCCGGCCCAGCGGCTGCCCCGCGGCTACCACTCCAACGCCCTGGTCCTGCCGGACGGCCGGATGATGGTCACCGGCGACGAGCTCCAGCAGATCGCCAACGATCCCGACATCAAGGACGGGATGGACGGCAGCATCGAGCTCTACGAGCCCGCCTACCTGCACCGGGGCGCCCGGCCGGCGCTCGACCGGGCCCCGGCGGGCGACCTCGGCCACGACACGGTCTTCCAGGTCACGAGCTCGACGGCGAAGGACGTCCGGCGCGCCGTGCTGCTGGCGCCGACGACGGTGACCCACTCGGTGAACACCAGCCAGCGCCACCTGGACCTCCGGATCACCGGCGTCCACGGCTCCACGATCGGGCTCCGTACGCCGCCGAGCACGGCCGACGCCCCGCCCGGGTACTACATGCTCTTCCTGCTCGACGCGAAGGGGGTGCCCAGCACCGCGAAGTGGATCAAGCTGGGCACCCGCACGCGCACCCGCTAG
- a CDS encoding DUF4360 domain-containing protein, which translates to MIKSLRTGFTAAAVTATFVALTPAAGASSSAPSAPTDQVTVDVASVNGSGCRPGSAAVAVSPDNSAFTVTYSEYLAQAGGGVAAVEGRKNCLLSLDVHVPQGYTYAVAKVDYRGFGSLAPGAVGTQKASYYFQGMSQTAYRTHKFNGEYVDNWQATDTTGIEALVWAPCGEQRNFNINTELRAEVGTSDPAHTSFMALDSTDGSINSVYHFSWKQCPVRR; encoded by the coding sequence GTGATCAAGTCCCTCCGCACCGGATTCACCGCAGCCGCCGTGACCGCGACCTTCGTCGCGCTCACCCCCGCCGCCGGGGCCTCGTCCTCGGCGCCCTCGGCCCCCACCGACCAGGTCACCGTGGACGTCGCCTCCGTGAACGGATCGGGCTGCCGTCCAGGCAGTGCCGCCGTCGCCGTGTCGCCGGACAACTCGGCCTTCACCGTCACCTACAGCGAATACCTGGCCCAGGCCGGCGGCGGTGTCGCCGCCGTCGAGGGCCGCAAGAACTGCCTGCTCTCCCTCGACGTCCACGTCCCCCAGGGGTACACCTACGCCGTGGCCAAGGTCGACTACCGCGGCTTCGGCAGCCTCGCGCCGGGCGCGGTCGGCACGCAGAAGGCCAGTTACTACTTCCAGGGCATGAGCCAGACCGCGTACCGGACCCACAAGTTCAACGGCGAGTACGTCGACAACTGGCAGGCGACCGACACCACGGGCATCGAGGCCCTGGTCTGGGCGCCCTGCGGTGAGCAGCGCAACTTCAACATCAACACCGAGCTGCGTGCGGAGGTCGGCACGTCGGACCCGGCGCACACCAGCTTCATGGCGCTCGACTCGACGGACGGCAGCATCAACAGCGTGTACCACTTCTCCTGGAAGCAGTGCCCGGTCCGGCGCTGA
- a CDS encoding LacI family DNA-binding transcriptional regulator — MTEPRPGSRPTLEAVAEHAGVSRATASRVVNGGDGVRAHLVDRVRTAIRELGYVPNHAARTLVTRRTGAVAVIIAEPEIRIFSDPFFSRQVRGIAKELTAHDTQLVLLLVEDRGDYDRIERYLAGGHVDGALAFSLHTDDPLPAITRRIGMPTVYGGRPGWTTGTGEHGGEGVVYVDADNRGGAREAVRYLLAQGRRRIAHIAGPLDQTSAADRLSGYRDALAATGPELFAEGDFTPAGGARAMTELLHRDAGIDAVFAGNDLMATGALRVLREAGRTVPGDVALVGFDDAEPVAESADPPLTTVRQDIEGMGRLMARLLMHRLNGGPDGRIAPDPVITATALVRRASA; from the coding sequence GTGACCGAGCCGCGTCCCGGCAGCCGCCCCACCCTGGAGGCCGTCGCCGAGCACGCCGGGGTGTCCCGGGCCACCGCGTCCCGCGTGGTCAACGGCGGCGACGGGGTCCGCGCGCATCTGGTGGACCGGGTGCGTACGGCGATCCGCGAGCTGGGATACGTCCCCAATCACGCGGCGCGCACGCTGGTGACCCGCCGCACCGGAGCCGTCGCGGTGATCATCGCCGAGCCGGAGATCCGGATCTTCTCGGACCCGTTCTTCTCCCGCCAGGTCCGCGGCATCGCCAAGGAGTTGACCGCGCACGACACCCAGCTCGTCCTGCTGCTGGTCGAGGACCGTGGCGACTACGACCGGATCGAGCGCTACCTGGCGGGCGGCCACGTCGACGGAGCCCTCGCCTTCTCCCTGCACACCGACGACCCGCTGCCCGCCATCACGCGCCGCATCGGCATGCCCACGGTCTACGGCGGCCGGCCCGGCTGGACCACCGGCACCGGGGAACACGGCGGCGAGGGCGTGGTCTACGTCGACGCCGACAACCGCGGGGGCGCGCGGGAGGCCGTGCGCTATCTGCTGGCACAGGGCCGGAGGCGGATCGCGCACATCGCCGGCCCGCTCGACCAGACCTCGGCGGCCGACCGGCTGAGCGGATACCGGGACGCCCTGGCGGCCACCGGCCCGGAGCTGTTCGCCGAAGGGGACTTCACCCCGGCGGGCGGGGCCCGCGCGATGACGGAACTGCTGCACCGGGACGCCGGGATCGACGCCGTCTTCGCCGGGAACGACCTGATGGCGACCGGCGCGCTGCGCGTGCTGCGGGAGGCCGGCCGGACGGTGCCCGGGGACGTGGCGCTGGTCGGTTTCGACGACGCCGAACCGGTAGCGGAGAGCGCCGACCCGCCGCTGACGACGGTGCGCCAGGACATCGAGGGGATGGGCCGCCTGATGGCCCGCCTCCTGATGCACCGCCTGAACGGCGGTCCGGACGGGCGGATCGCGCCCGATCCGGTGATCACCGCCACGGCACTGGTGCGGCGCGCGTCGGCCTGA
- a CDS encoding MarR family winged helix-turn-helix transcriptional regulator: protein MTTPPELQAIAERQLCGLVNGLAQRISEHVRERAATLGLTASQATALREMSGPMTMRELAERMSCEPSNTTFVVDKLEKQSLIERHPHPTDRRAKQLVLTDEGTALRERLLGLLAVDSPLSGLAPEEQRVLRDLLERAAIRP from the coding sequence ATGACGACGCCCCCGGAGCTCCAGGCCATCGCCGAGCGCCAGCTGTGCGGCCTGGTGAACGGACTGGCCCAGCGGATCTCCGAGCACGTACGGGAGCGCGCCGCCACCCTGGGCCTCACCGCGTCCCAGGCCACCGCGCTGCGGGAGATGAGCGGGCCGATGACCATGCGCGAGCTCGCCGAACGCATGAGCTGCGAGCCGTCCAACACCACCTTCGTCGTCGACAAGCTGGAGAAGCAGAGCCTGATCGAGCGCCATCCGCACCCCACCGACCGGCGCGCGAAGCAGCTCGTCCTCACCGACGAGGGCACCGCACTGCGCGAGCGTCTCCTCGGGCTCCTCGCCGTCGACTCCCCGCTGTCCGGCCTCGCCCCGGAGGAGCAGCGCGTACTGCGGGACCTGCTGGAGCGGGCCGCCATCCGGCCGTAA
- a CDS encoding MBL fold metallo-hydrolase, with the protein MADVTMTQDARLRRPSGIRSIRLGDTKVSYVPDGDVRLRPKQLLQDSTDEVWAAHPEYLDATGHLVGSIGGLLVEHGDRALLIDAGFGPQAHEAPEGPLAAIRGGALVRSLAELGRTPEDVEAVAFTHLHADHLGWACHPAPGGARPVFAHAEYLVSEPEWERRDLLEAQGMADQVAALAPRVRTITDGQEVFPGVRVRITPGHTVGHAEYVITGGGRRLIAFGDAVHSPLQIDHPAWSSGFDHDGTLTAGHRHRLVAELAEPGTVGFGVHFADVVFGQVRRDGDGPAWRPLDA; encoded by the coding sequence ATGGCTGACGTGACGATGACTCAGGACGCACGACTGCGCCGTCCGTCCGGAATCCGCTCGATCCGGCTCGGCGACACGAAGGTGTCGTACGTGCCGGACGGCGACGTGCGGCTGCGGCCGAAGCAGCTGCTCCAGGACAGCACCGACGAGGTGTGGGCCGCGCACCCCGAGTACCTGGACGCCACCGGCCACCTGGTGGGGAGCATCGGCGGACTGCTCGTGGAGCACGGCGACCGCGCCCTGCTGATCGACGCGGGCTTCGGCCCGCAGGCGCACGAGGCTCCGGAGGGCCCGCTCGCCGCCATCCGGGGCGGCGCGCTCGTGCGCAGCCTGGCCGAACTCGGCCGCACCCCCGAGGACGTCGAGGCGGTGGCCTTCACCCACCTCCACGCCGACCACCTCGGCTGGGCCTGTCACCCTGCGCCCGGCGGCGCGCGGCCGGTGTTCGCCCACGCCGAGTACCTGGTCTCCGAGCCCGAATGGGAGCGGCGCGACCTCCTGGAGGCCCAGGGCATGGCCGATCAGGTCGCCGCCCTGGCACCGCGCGTCCGTACGATCACGGACGGTCAGGAGGTCTTCCCCGGCGTGCGGGTGCGGATCACCCCCGGCCACACCGTCGGACACGCCGAGTACGTGATCACCGGTGGCGGACGGCGGCTGATCGCCTTCGGGGACGCCGTGCACTCGCCCCTCCAGATCGACCACCCCGCATGGTCCTCGGGCTTCGACCACGACGGCACCCTCACCGCCGGCCACCGCCACCGCCTCGTCGCCGAGCTGGCGGAGCCCGGCACCGTCGGCTTCGGCGTCCACTTCGCCGACGTGGTGTTCGGCCAGGTCCGCCGGGACGGCGACGGCCCGGCCTGGCGGCCCCTGGACGCGTGA